From Leptolyngbya sp. KIOST-1, one genomic window encodes:
- a CDS encoding carbohydrate kinase family protein, with the protein MTEPVICLGECLVDRLFEVGETPEAGSTQGTDYPGGAPANVAAAIAKLGTPTQLISALGQDDLGDWLIQVLQEQGVACQIQRVADWPTRTVLVQRDETGDRTFIGFSAPDPAAFADAHLAPEWIDAVDFARVKYLVMGTLGLAYPTTASAMERARNKAQQAGAKIVIDLNWRPVFWPDEAIAPQKIRDFLENADLLKLSKEEALWLLDTDSAAKICQQMPNFEAVLLTDGGHGSTCATKQHSVSLPAFGVNSIDTTGAGDAFLAGILHQLCQRGWESLQSTGTLEEMLRYASAVGALTTLKPGAIAAQPTPQEVDAFLHHQAAA; encoded by the coding sequence ATGACCGAGCCCGTGATTTGTTTAGGAGAATGCCTAGTCGATCGCCTGTTTGAGGTCGGTGAAACGCCGGAAGCTGGCTCCACCCAGGGCACCGATTACCCCGGTGGTGCCCCCGCCAATGTGGCCGCTGCGATCGCAAAACTCGGCACCCCCACCCAGCTAATTAGCGCCCTGGGCCAAGACGACCTGGGCGACTGGCTGATCCAGGTGTTGCAGGAGCAGGGAGTGGCCTGCCAAATTCAGCGGGTAGCCGACTGGCCCACCCGCACGGTGCTGGTGCAGCGGGATGAAACGGGCGATCGCACCTTCATCGGCTTTAGCGCCCCCGACCCCGCCGCCTTTGCCGATGCCCACCTTGCCCCTGAGTGGATCGATGCCGTCGATTTTGCCAGGGTGAAGTATCTGGTGATGGGCACCCTGGGGCTGGCCTACCCCACCACCGCCAGCGCTATGGAGCGAGCGCGGAACAAGGCTCAGCAGGCCGGGGCCAAGATTGTGATCGATCTAAACTGGCGGCCCGTGTTTTGGCCTGACGAGGCGATCGCCCCTCAAAAAATCCGCGACTTCTTGGAAAACGCTGACCTGCTCAAGCTCTCTAAAGAAGAAGCCCTGTGGCTGTTAGATACAGATTCTGCCGCCAAAATTTGCCAGCAAATGCCCAATTTTGAGGCCGTGCTGCTCACCGACGGCGGCCACGGCAGCACCTGCGCTACGAAACAGCACAGCGTTTCGCTACCCGCCTTTGGTGTGAACAGCATTGATACCACGGGAGCTGGAGATGCGTTTCTCGCCGGAATTTTGCACCAGCTCTGCCAGCGAGGATGGGAGAGCCTGCAATCAACTGGCACCCTTGAGGAGATGCTGCGCTACGCCAGCGCGGTGGGGGCGTTGACGACGCTGAAACCGGGGGCGATCGCCGCCCAGCCCACCCCTCAAGAGGTCGATGCCTTTTTGCACCACCAGGCGGCTGCCTGA
- the xylB gene encoding xylulokinase, whose translation MADVVIGLDLGTGGVRAIAVDLQGQVVAQTTQSYPLLTPRPGWTEQHPADWVEASLKALGEVAEQTEGQQAIALGLSGQMHGMVPLDGDGQVIRPAILWNDQRTGAAVAEIETAVPRAELIQRTGNPAITGFQLPKLVWLRNQEPQAYAQVRQILLPKDYLGYVLTGAAVSEPSDASGIGCLNLASRQWDREILNVLNISPDLFPEVVKSTAVAGRLKSELAERTGLPAGLPVVVGGGDNAAAAIGLGISERNLGRGSLSIGTSGVIFAPCDRPTPDPEGRVHLFCHADGGYHLLGVTLAAGGALRWYRDTFAPNMAFADLMALAEQSEPGARGVLFLPHLAGERSPYLDPDTRGAWVNLSLAHTQGDLIRAVLEGVAFSLRAALEVIQDIAPVKQLLATGGGVRSPLWFHLLADVLGTELVAPKAEEGAAYGAAILAMVGVGAYPSLEAAFEILPEAIEAVQPRTHTAYEAAFDRYTPLYESLKAVR comes from the coding sequence TTGGCAGATGTAGTCATTGGTTTGGACCTGGGAACTGGTGGAGTGCGGGCGATCGCAGTGGATCTACAGGGCCAGGTAGTGGCCCAAACTACCCAGAGTTACCCGCTGCTCACCCCCCGCCCCGGCTGGACGGAGCAGCACCCTGCCGACTGGGTAGAGGCTAGCTTGAAGGCTCTGGGTGAGGTAGCCGAGCAGACTGAGGGGCAGCAGGCCATTGCCCTGGGGCTGTCGGGCCAAATGCACGGCATGGTGCCGCTGGATGGGGATGGTCAGGTGATTCGCCCGGCGATTCTGTGGAACGACCAGCGCACAGGGGCCGCCGTGGCAGAAATTGAGACGGCGGTACCCCGAGCAGAACTGATTCAGCGGACGGGCAACCCGGCGATTACGGGGTTTCAGCTGCCGAAGCTGGTGTGGCTGCGCAATCAGGAACCCCAGGCCTACGCACAGGTGCGGCAGATTTTGCTGCCCAAGGACTACCTCGGCTACGTGCTGACTGGGGCAGCGGTGAGCGAGCCCTCCGATGCCTCGGGCATTGGCTGTTTGAACCTGGCCAGCCGCCAGTGGGATAGGGAGATCCTAAACGTCCTAAACATTAGCCCTGACCTGTTTCCTGAGGTGGTCAAGTCAACCGCCGTTGCTGGAAGGTTGAAATCTGAGCTAGCTGAGCGCACTGGATTGCCCGCCGGGCTCCCCGTGGTGGTGGGGGGCGGTGACAACGCCGCTGCAGCCATTGGTTTGGGGATTTCTGAGCGCAACCTGGGCCGGGGCAGCCTCAGCATTGGCACCTCGGGGGTGATTTTTGCCCCCTGCGATCGCCCCACCCCCGACCCCGAGGGGCGGGTGCACCTGTTTTGCCACGCCGATGGCGGCTACCACCTGCTGGGGGTGACCCTGGCGGCGGGGGGTGCCCTGCGCTGGTACCGCGACACCTTTGCCCCCAATATGGCCTTTGCCGACCTGATGGCGCTGGCAGAACAGTCTGAACCGGGGGCGCGGGGCGTGCTGTTTTTGCCCCACCTGGCGGGGGAGCGCAGCCCCTACCTCGACCCCGACACGCGGGGGGCCTGGGTGAATCTGTCGCTGGCCCACACCCAGGGCGACCTGATTCGGGCGGTGCTGGAGGGGGTGGCCTTTAGCCTGCGGGCGGCCCTGGAGGTGATTCAGGACATTGCTCCAGTGAAGCAGCTGTTGGCGACGGGGGGCGGGGTGCGATCGCCCCTCTGGTTCCACCTGCTGGCGGATGTGCTGGGCACCGAACTGGTGGCCCCCAAGGCGGAGGAAGGGGCGGCCTACGGGGCGGCGATTCTGGCGATGGTGGGGGTGGGGGCCTACCCTTCGTTGGAGGCGGCGTTTGAGATTTTGCCGGAGGCGATCGAGGCGGTGCAGCCCCGAACGCACACGGCCTATGAGGCGGCATTCGATCGCTACACCCCGCTCTATGAGTCGCTGAAGGCTGTCAGATAG
- a CDS encoding sugar-binding transcriptional regulator: MGDLYAEKRDGRRPAQQGHRKLDLAAHAAWLYYIAGNTQEEIACKLNVSRQAAQRLVALAVSEKLIKFRLDHPLSHCIALAEALRDEFELSMCEVVPDPAVGGDLYSGLGVCAAAYLETYLVAKTPSILAFSSGRTLRAMVDQIPSMNQPQHKIVSIVGNMSHYGLAGRHEVVMHLSDRVGSQTYPVPTPAVATSVEERDLLQTQRSFLTVKALAEQAKVTFVGISHIAWNAPLHEDGFINDAELTELIELGAVGEIAGWAFNAQGKLLQAGTNSRVAGVPLEQPAQRLIIGVAGGIRKTEAILAALHGQLVSGLITDEAAATAILKKV; encoded by the coding sequence ATGGGAGATCTATATGCAGAGAAGCGCGATGGTCGGAGACCGGCCCAGCAGGGCCATCGCAAACTTGACCTGGCGGCCCACGCCGCCTGGCTCTACTACATTGCGGGCAACACCCAGGAAGAAATCGCCTGCAAGCTCAACGTATCGCGGCAGGCGGCCCAGCGGTTGGTGGCCCTGGCCGTCAGCGAAAAGTTGATCAAATTTCGCCTCGACCATCCCCTCAGCCACTGCATTGCCCTGGCCGAGGCCCTGCGGGACGAGTTTGAGCTATCGATGTGTGAAGTCGTGCCCGACCCCGCCGTCGGCGGCGACCTGTACAGCGGCCTGGGCGTCTGCGCCGCCGCCTACCTGGAGACCTACCTGGTGGCCAAAACCCCCTCCATTCTGGCCTTTAGCTCGGGGCGCACCCTGCGGGCCATGGTCGATCAAATTCCGTCGATGAATCAGCCCCAGCACAAGATCGTCTCGATCGTGGGCAACATGTCGCACTACGGGCTGGCCGGTCGCCACGAGGTGGTCATGCACCTGTCTGACCGGGTGGGGTCGCAGACCTACCCGGTGCCCACCCCAGCGGTGGCCACCAGCGTAGAAGAGCGCGATCTGCTGCAAACCCAGCGATCGTTTCTGACGGTTAAGGCCCTGGCGGAGCAGGCCAAGGTCACCTTCGTCGGCATTAGCCACATCGCCTGGAATGCGCCCCTGCATGAGGATGGCTTTATCAACGACGCCGAGCTGACCGAGCTGATTGAGCTGGGGGCCGTCGGCGAGATTGCGGGCTGGGCGTTTAATGCCCAAGGAAAGCTGCTGCAAGCGGGCACCAACAGCCGCGTGGCTGGCGTGCCCCTAGAGCAACCGGCCCAGCGCCTGATCATCGGCGTCGCCGGAGGCATTCGCAAAACCGAAGCCATTCTCGCCGCCCTGCACGGCCAGCTGGTCAGCGGCTTGATTACCGACGAAGCGGCGGCCACGGCGATTTTGAAGAAGGTATGA
- a CDS encoding SDR family NAD(P)-dependent oxidoreductase — protein MSATATYAFQGKTILITGGAGEIGKSTAHRFAANGAAVVLLDINEMKMAEVAQALKDYGNPVYTLGCDVTQAEAVAKAFAIAVDQVGQLDYVFNNAGYQGAFATTDEYPEQDFQKVIDINVVGVFHILKTAARHLRQAGGAIVNMASHAGVDGPPNMLAYAASKFAVIGMTQTAAKDLAPHGIRVNALSPSLIGPGMMWTRQTQLQAGTGSQYFDADPKVVEQQMINSVPLRRLGRLEEVANGVAFLMSDEASYITGFNLDITGGQ, from the coding sequence ATGAGCGCGACGGCAACCTATGCCTTCCAGGGCAAAACCATTCTGATTACCGGCGGCGCGGGGGAAATTGGCAAATCCACCGCCCACCGCTTCGCCGCCAACGGGGCTGCCGTTGTGTTGCTGGATATTAACGAAATGAAGATGGCAGAAGTCGCTCAGGCGCTCAAGGACTATGGCAACCCCGTCTACACCTTGGGCTGTGATGTTACCCAGGCTGAGGCGGTGGCTAAGGCGTTTGCGATCGCCGTTGACCAGGTGGGCCAGCTCGACTATGTGTTTAACAATGCGGGTTACCAGGGCGCGTTTGCCACAACCGACGAGTATCCTGAGCAAGATTTTCAAAAGGTGATCGACATCAACGTGGTGGGCGTGTTTCACATTCTCAAGACCGCTGCCCGGCACCTGCGGCAGGCTGGCGGGGCGATTGTGAATATGGCCAGCCACGCCGGGGTCGATGGGCCGCCCAACATGCTGGCCTATGCCGCCTCCAAGTTTGCGGTGATTGGCATGACCCAGACGGCCGCCAAAGACCTGGCCCCCCACGGCATTCGCGTCAATGCCCTGTCGCCGTCGCTGATTGGCCCCGGCATGATGTGGACCCGCCAGACCCAACTCCAGGCGGGGACCGGTTCGCAGTATTTTGATGCCGACCCCAAGGTCGTAGAGCAACAGATGATAAACTCAGTGCCGCTGCGCCGCTTGGGCCGTTTAGAAGAAGTCGCCAACGGGGTGGCTTTCTTGATGAGCGATGAAGCCAGCTACATCACCGGGTTTAATCTAGATATCACCGGGGGGCAGTAG
- a CDS encoding NAD(P)/FAD-dependent oxidoreductase — protein MKSTASETKPHQVVIVGGGFGGLYAAKALGKTQHVEVTLIDKRNFHLFQPLLYQVATGKLSPGDISSPLRAILSRYRRVRVLMDTVIDIDPEQQQVTLNHTTLPYDTLIVATGVSHHYFGHDQWAEAAPGLKTLEDALEMRKRIFGAFEAAEKESDPERRRAWLTFVVVGGGPTGVELSGALAELASHTLKDEFHHIDTTETRILLLEGLDRVLPPYPAKLSAKAAVALKDLGVTVQTQSLVTDIDDDVVTVRQGDRTEQIRAKTILWAAGVRASAMGKVLAARAGAQLDRVGRVMVNPDLSLPGQPNIFVVGDLAHFAHQVDGAASPEEKQPLPGVAPVAMQQGAYVAKLIQQRLQGNDLPAFHYNNAGSLAVIGHHEAVVNMGRLKLSGLPAWLIWIFVHIYFLIEFDNKLLVMIQWLWSYFTRKGGTRLITWEESRLDEPVVVEQPPQGVIAAESPHSPGKLKAPLVAES, from the coding sequence ATGAAAAGTACCGCTAGTGAGACTAAGCCCCACCAGGTTGTAATTGTGGGGGGCGGGTTTGGTGGGCTCTATGCCGCTAAGGCCTTAGGTAAAACTCAGCATGTTGAAGTTACCCTCATCGACAAACGCAATTTTCATTTGTTTCAACCGCTGCTCTATCAAGTCGCCACTGGCAAGCTATCGCCTGGGGATATTTCATCCCCCTTGCGAGCGATTTTAAGCCGCTATCGCCGCGTCAGGGTCTTGATGGACACCGTAATTGATATCGACCCCGAGCAGCAGCAGGTAACGCTAAACCACACAACCCTGCCCTACGACACCCTGATTGTGGCTACGGGGGTCAGCCACCACTACTTCGGCCATGACCAGTGGGCCGAGGCTGCACCGGGGCTCAAGACCCTGGAAGATGCCCTGGAAATGCGGAAACGAATTTTTGGGGCTTTTGAAGCGGCGGAAAAAGAGTCGGACCCAGAGCGGCGGCGGGCCTGGCTGACCTTTGTGGTGGTGGGCGGCGGGCCAACGGGGGTGGAGCTGTCCGGGGCCTTAGCCGAGCTGGCCTCTCATACGCTCAAGGACGAATTTCACCACATTGATACCACCGAAACCCGCATTCTGCTGCTAGAAGGGCTCGATCGCGTGCTGCCGCCCTACCCCGCCAAACTGTCGGCCAAAGCCGCCGTGGCCCTAAAAGACCTGGGCGTAACGGTGCAGACCCAATCGCTGGTAACCGACATCGACGACGATGTGGTGACGGTGCGCCAGGGCGATCGCACCGAGCAGATTCGGGCCAAAACCATTCTTTGGGCCGCCGGGGTACGGGCCTCGGCCATGGGCAAAGTGCTGGCCGCCCGAGCCGGTGCCCAGCTCGACCGCGTGGGTCGGGTGATGGTGAACCCAGACCTGAGCCTGCCAGGGCAGCCCAACATCTTTGTGGTGGGCGATCTGGCCCACTTTGCCCACCAGGTCGATGGCGCAGCCTCCCCGGAGGAGAAACAGCCCCTGCCGGGGGTCGCGCCCGTGGCGATGCAGCAGGGGGCCTACGTCGCCAAGCTGATTCAGCAGCGGCTTCAGGGCAACGATTTGCCCGCCTTTCACTACAACAATGCGGGCAGTCTGGCGGTGATTGGCCACCACGAGGCGGTGGTGAATATGGGACGGCTCAAGCTGTCGGGCCTGCCGGCCTGGCTGATCTGGATTTTCGTCCACATTTATTTTCTCATTGAGTTCGACAACAAGCTGCTGGTGATGATTCAGTGGCTGTGGAGCTATTTCACCCGCAAGGGCGGCACTCGGTTGATCACCTGGGAGGAAAGTCGCCTGGATGAGCCGGTGGTGGTGGAGCAGCCCCCTCAGGGCGTCATAGCTGCCGAATCGCCCCATAGCCCAGGGAAGCTAAAGGCACCACTGGTTGCAGAATCGTAG
- a CDS encoding intradiol ring-cleavage dioxygenase — protein sequence MNGPRFKRRDALGFIGGSLMVSLLSCARRPSASADLSDTLSQNSAPTAGQPACTVRPQQTEGPFFVDAELNRSDIRSDPATGSVTPGVPLTLQFRVSQVGANACVPLAGAIVDVWHCDAAGAYSDVRDRQANTLGQKFLRGAQTTAADGTAEFTTIYPGWYPGRAVHIHFKIRGNTAANQGYEFTSQLYFDDALSDRIYAQPPYSARGDFGTDTRSESVPERFANRPTRNADDGIFRSGGEQLVLPVSQDGEGYRGRFEIGLELV from the coding sequence ATGAACGGCCCTAGATTCAAGCGTCGAGATGCCCTGGGCTTCATCGGCGGCAGCCTGATGGTTTCGCTGCTGAGCTGTGCTCGCAGGCCATCGGCCTCGGCTGACCTCAGCGACACCTTATCTCAAAACTCGGCCCCAACAGCGGGCCAGCCCGCCTGCACCGTGCGCCCTCAGCAGACCGAAGGCCCCTTTTTTGTCGATGCAGAGCTGAATCGCTCTGATATTCGCTCTGATCCGGCGACGGGCTCGGTGACACCGGGCGTTCCCCTAACGCTGCAATTTCGGGTTTCCCAGGTGGGGGCCAATGCCTGTGTGCCTTTGGCCGGGGCCATTGTCGACGTCTGGCACTGCGATGCCGCTGGGGCCTACTCAGATGTGCGCGATCGCCAGGCCAACACCCTGGGCCAAAAATTCCTGCGCGGTGCCCAGACCACCGCTGCTGACGGCACCGCCGAGTTCACCACCATTTACCCAGGCTGGTATCCGGGCCGAGCGGTGCACATCCACTTCAAGATTCGCGGCAATACTGCGGCAAATCAGGGCTACGAGTTCACCTCGCAGCTCTATTTTGACGATGCTTTGAGCGATCGCATCTACGCCCAACCTCCCTACAGCGCTCGCGGCGATTTCGGCACGGATACTCGTTCCGAATCGGTTCCCGAACGCTTCGCGAATCGCCCCACCCGCAACGCCGATGACGGCATCTTTCGCAGCGGCGGCGAGCAGCTCGTGCTGCCGGTGAGTCAGGATGGGGAGGGCTACAGGGGCCGTTTTGAGATTGGGCTGGAGCTGGTTTGA
- a CDS encoding ABC transporter substrate-binding protein: protein MRARGLAAFFIGLLVVQLVNACTPGPQAEGQTRLTIATVNNGDMVVMQDLSRQFEADNPDIQLRWVMLEENILRQRTTTDVASQGGQFDVLTIGSYETPIWARRGWLRSLDGLPAEYDVDDLIDPIRTGLSYEDTLYAVPFYGESSMLYYRTDLFDAAGITVPPNPTYAQVGEWASQVHDPANGVYGICLRGKPGWGENMGFLSTLVNTYGGRWFDMDWNPTIDTPEWQNAISFYVDIMQQYGPPGASSNGFNENLALFSTGSCGMWVDATVAAGLLSNPDQSQVADRIGFARAPVASYPNGSNWLWSWALAIPATSQSPEAAERFIAWATSKEYIQLVAEENGWVAVPPGTRQSTYENPNYREAAPFADIVLNSIQSADITNPSPEPTPYQGVQYVDIPEFQAIGTQVGQRMASALANQVSVDRAIAQSQTVAERFMRHTGYIE from the coding sequence ATGCGCGCCAGAGGGCTGGCGGCATTTTTCATTGGCCTACTGGTGGTGCAGCTGGTCAATGCCTGTACCCCAGGTCCCCAGGCCGAGGGCCAAACTCGCCTCACCATTGCCACCGTCAACAACGGCGACATGGTGGTGATGCAAGACCTGTCGCGCCAGTTTGAGGCCGACAACCCCGACATTCAGCTGCGCTGGGTCATGCTGGAAGAAAACATTCTGCGCCAGCGCACCACCACCGATGTGGCCAGCCAGGGCGGTCAGTTTGATGTACTGACCATTGGGTCTTACGAAACGCCAATTTGGGCCAGGCGGGGCTGGCTGCGATCGCTCGACGGGCTGCCCGCTGAGTACGACGTTGACGACCTGATCGACCCGATTCGCACCGGGCTTTCCTACGAAGACACCCTCTACGCGGTGCCCTTCTACGGCGAAAGCTCAATGCTCTACTACCGCACCGACCTGTTCGACGCGGCGGGCATTACGGTGCCCCCCAACCCCACCTATGCCCAGGTGGGCGAATGGGCCAGCCAGGTGCATGACCCAGCCAACGGTGTCTACGGCATTTGCCTGCGGGGCAAACCGGGCTGGGGTGAGAACATGGGCTTTCTTTCGACCCTGGTCAATACCTATGGTGGACGCTGGTTCGATATGGACTGGAACCCCACTATTGATACTCCCGAGTGGCAGAACGCGATCAGTTTTTACGTGGACATCATGCAACAGTACGGGCCGCCCGGAGCCAGCTCCAACGGCTTTAACGAAAACCTGGCCCTGTTCTCCACCGGCAGCTGCGGCATGTGGGTTGACGCTACCGTCGCCGCCGGGCTGCTCTCTAACCCCGACCAGTCGCAGGTGGCCGATCGCATCGGCTTTGCCCGCGCTCCGGTGGCCTCTTACCCCAATGGCTCTAATTGGCTGTGGTCCTGGGCGTTAGCGATTCCCGCAACCTCCCAGTCGCCGGAAGCCGCTGAGCGGTTTATCGCCTGGGCCACGTCCAAGGAGTACATCCAGCTCGTAGCGGAAGAAAATGGCTGGGTTGCCGTGCCGCCGGGCACCCGCCAGTCCACCTACGAAAACCCGAACTACCGGGAGGCGGCCCCCTTCGCCGACATCGTGCTGAACTCCATTCAGTCGGCCGATATCACCAACCCCTCCCCCGAACCGACTCCCTACCAGGGCGTGCAGTACGTGGATATTCCTGAATTTCAGGCGATCGGTACCCAGGTCGGCCAGCGCATGGCCTCTGCCCTGGCCAATCAGGTCAGCGTCGATCGGGCGATCGCCCAGTCGCAGACCGTCGCTGAGCGGTTTATGCGGCACACGGGGTATATCGAGTAG